From one Catellatospora sp. IY07-71 genomic stretch:
- a CDS encoding IPT/TIG domain-containing protein encodes MTIAMALAVGTGLAGPAAADDPVTVDAITPRVTAASGTLSISGRGFSTTPSDNLVRLNGTALTVTAATEQLLEVGVPAGATSGPITVQSPTGAATSAVDVYVPPAAFTPAQVETYQRIASGTPATATVATAGNISLLTVAGQAGRRLSIKLASSTFGTLTSSARISVYRPDGTALLAATGFGSSGIFIEPLALPSDGTYQILIDPQNTAVGQVAVTAYDLPADQVLALTPGTPVTMSATVPGANATATFTGVAGQRVALQGSGGTFTSSSHALLSIRRPDGTVLVSGTSCGTSCWIDTKTLPADGVYTVLLDAQSTNVGSLTVKLTDVPPDQAHTLTPASTLTLTTSAGQNAVATFPGTAGERVALRFTGGTYGSLTNATVSLAKPDGTTLVSSTYCGTSCWIDTKTLPADGVYTLLLDPQTWYTGSLTAELFLVPADGAYQLIHGTPVTITTTAGQNAVATFPGTAGGRVALRFTGGTYGSSSYLQLVLRKPDGTNLVSTTYCGTSCWIDTKTLPADGVYTVVLDAQSWNTGSLTAQLFTVVDPVVAAAVGGPAVAVTTTTPGQNATVTFPATAGQRVSVQLSGSTYGTSSSSVSAALRNPDGSTLLAAAGVGSGGLLLGPVTIGAGGTHTVVLDPANDLVGALTVLVSDVADATAQTTAGAGPVTVGTTSPGQNARVSFPAADGDRVAVRVSASTYGSGSSNLQVSVLRPDGTVLVPATGVGSSGAFIDARVLSGGGTYQILVDPQGAVVGSVQVEVIAVPADTSAEIPLDGTTVRAATTVAGQNAALTFPGEAGQRVSIRFANGSGSVYATVTGPDGTVLKARWSVGAADFTEPLTLPASGQYRILLDPSTAALGVMDVQAWLLAADPTAAAVLGGDPATVTITAPGQNATVTVDGTAGTRLSLRLSGTVGVYATVKKPDGTDLKARWYASTSDFADPLPLPVTGTYTVVLDPLTTNVGTTSVQAYDVPADPVHTATLDGTPVTATVAVPGQNAAVTFDGTAGQRVSLQTTSPMTVYATIRKPDGTDLKARWSVGQSSFLDPLTLPATGTYTLLLDPNLHHVGDLTARLWSVPADLAGTATLDGSPHTVSIGVPGQNAQLAFTGQAGHRVYVQAETVGTFTGSVKVSVRDAANTTLGSATVSASGAVFVGPVAYAATGGHTIVVDPQGATTGAVRIRVWDATSASAAEAAVGGEAVTVTTQTPGQAGLATFTGTAGQRVSITVTGAAYLAGGVQQMYDAALLGPSGSSIATKSASSPASALLGAVVLPADGAYTVRVLPRGLGVGTAQVRVHAVPADVALAGAIGGGPVSAALTAPGAAAVITFTATAGQSIITDVYAGPAPLNIVVTRPDGTTECSSTSLSLTAVMMCTARQSGEHRLRFTPATVDTGTWSVELVDLIGTPAVPAAAEWSGADVSLSWKTFTQVSLAGYAVVLDGSPGTDPGSTVTQVADSLSARLPDGLHYLHVRAVATTGLAGPAAHITVKVDATAPVMTGIQVPSHPDPDVATASLTVQALFTASDTAAGVAGYAVSVTRGPDDEPLGAADAEAAHTLTLAGEGTWYLHVAAVDRAGNRGTPMHRRLTVDLPPSAPHIASSTHPVPGTVYPGQDFVATWTSGPADAARWAAVLDGDPQTVPGTAATTAQNRFGGRLAAGEWWLHVRGIDAAGTAGQTAHFRVVVAPRPVAFQQPLPGRAVWGTAAVAITCPGGGPLVVEARTAGGAWQQVGSAAVDGAACRTSWDTTAAAWPDGRYELRARDGDEVVADGVAVTVANGSDVLQRLEYDYAAGALELTDYVRFSLYAVVQPGTVPAVYTTGAVPAEHAAGARAALVGLFADLPAAAQQELSAWMSPVPLADPQGAAGRRSVLRAAGGNPDCTIPVVFGELQADCRAYGDNFSVYYKSSSFDGADQERPRYVQDALDTLESSRTFYVDELGYRAPGRIYAVMHPSATSFSGGLSLPPFPGCNCPTGVMFLDEEHGDIRELVRHEMFHFIQYEYMNHLYIGEYNMNWWMEATANWGAHQASEAARAGDDDYYYNLYQFLRESEQRYDEGDSVLQAGGPEYGAFILAEFMQERLGDDAIRHSWERLEGQARPLPGVVIGELLDERAGTDAATEIERFRQWAYVLDSGGSPVGFADDDADEWRLSLDRLPGMRPPHRTVTIGSSGDDGQATTGALSLQQTGAQYVELANPGRFNTQLTVGFTAGDPAVRASAVLLDEDRRPSAACGGARPVHRADTYLDLTTACPNAVLVFVWAEQDDDGLGFWTSGQYTISYARHSVDLFGVSDLGLGAYGNITSTSGIGLRRGGEPDTESVLNGCWCEGWGVGVPGAFGASVNEDYGVDNMELEQFSYAGGVVSSTVRVPDGLRVVQTTSASSVDELWELRITVYNTTDEPLGPVHYRRVVDWDPMPTLFDSYNTVAKIDGTDTGYLAGITNDGFANPDPSLPMTDLGATGWFQDYGPDDTGALLDVDLGTLAPGTPKTFSIFYGVTGSEAAAIDAVTAVGAQVYSLGQVATDEGRDSGLPYTAVMAIDGSALTTTGPALRLFAATPQRGWGAPQDTFLRSTTGVRPPQHRPPGAAG; translated from the coding sequence ATGACCATCGCGATGGCGTTGGCCGTGGGAACCGGATTGGCGGGACCGGCGGCAGCCGACGACCCGGTGACCGTGGACGCGATCACGCCGCGGGTGACCGCCGCGTCCGGCACGCTCAGCATCAGCGGTCGCGGTTTCTCGACGACCCCGTCCGACAACCTCGTACGGCTCAACGGCACCGCCCTGACCGTGACCGCGGCCACCGAGCAGCTGCTGGAGGTCGGCGTCCCGGCCGGTGCCACGTCCGGCCCGATCACCGTGCAGAGCCCCACGGGTGCCGCGACGTCCGCAGTGGACGTGTACGTCCCACCGGCCGCATTCACCCCGGCACAGGTGGAGACCTACCAGCGGATCGCGTCCGGGACGCCGGCCACCGCCACGGTCGCCACCGCGGGCAACATCTCCCTGCTGACCGTGGCGGGCCAGGCGGGTCGCCGGCTGAGCATCAAGCTGGCGTCCAGCACCTTCGGGACACTGACGAGCAGCGCCCGGATCTCGGTCTACCGGCCCGACGGGACCGCCCTGCTGGCCGCGACCGGCTTCGGCTCCAGCGGCATCTTCATCGAGCCGCTCGCCCTGCCGTCCGACGGCACCTACCAGATCCTGATCGACCCGCAGAACACGGCGGTGGGGCAGGTCGCCGTCACCGCCTACGACCTGCCGGCCGACCAGGTCCTCGCGCTGACGCCGGGCACGCCCGTCACCATGTCGGCGACCGTGCCGGGAGCCAACGCCACGGCCACGTTCACCGGCGTGGCCGGGCAGCGGGTGGCGTTGCAGGGTTCGGGCGGCACCTTCACCTCGTCGAGCCACGCGCTGCTGTCGATCCGCAGACCGGACGGCACGGTACTGGTGTCCGGCACGTCCTGCGGCACGTCCTGCTGGATCGACACCAAGACCCTGCCGGCCGACGGCGTCTACACGGTCCTGCTGGACGCGCAGTCCACGAACGTCGGCTCCCTCACCGTGAAACTGACCGACGTCCCGCCGGACCAGGCCCACACCCTGACCCCGGCGAGCACGCTGACCCTGACCACGAGCGCCGGGCAGAACGCGGTCGCGACCTTCCCCGGCACCGCAGGCGAGCGCGTCGCGCTGCGGTTCACCGGCGGCACGTACGGATCCCTGACCAACGCGACCGTCAGCCTCGCCAAACCCGACGGCACCACCCTGGTGTCCAGCACCTACTGCGGCACCTCCTGCTGGATCGACACCAAGACCCTGCCCGCCGACGGCGTCTACACGCTGCTGCTCGACCCGCAGACCTGGTACACCGGATCGCTGACCGCCGAGCTGTTCCTGGTGCCCGCCGACGGCGCATACCAGCTGATCCACGGCACGCCGGTGACGATCACCACTACGGCAGGGCAGAACGCCGTCGCGACCTTCCCCGGGACCGCCGGCGGGCGGGTGGCGCTGCGGTTCACCGGCGGCACCTACGGCTCGTCGTCCTACCTGCAGCTGGTCCTGCGCAAGCCCGACGGCACGAACCTGGTGTCCACCACCTACTGCGGCACCTCCTGCTGGATCGACACCAAGACCCTGCCCGCCGACGGTGTCTACACCGTGGTGCTCGACGCGCAGAGCTGGAACACGGGCTCGCTGACCGCGCAGCTGTTCACCGTCGTAGACCCGGTAGTGGCGGCGGCCGTGGGCGGCCCCGCGGTCGCGGTGACCACGACGACGCCGGGCCAGAACGCGACGGTCACCTTCCCGGCCACCGCCGGGCAGCGGGTCAGCGTCCAGCTCAGCGGCAGCACCTACGGCACCAGTTCGTCCAGCGTGTCGGCCGCGTTGCGCAACCCCGACGGCAGCACCCTGCTCGCCGCGGCGGGGGTGGGCTCGGGTGGCCTGCTGCTGGGACCGGTGACCATCGGCGCCGGCGGCACGCACACCGTCGTCCTCGACCCGGCCAACGACCTGGTCGGCGCGCTGACGGTCCTGGTCTCCGACGTCGCCGACGCCACCGCGCAGACGACCGCCGGTGCCGGGCCGGTCACCGTGGGGACCACCTCGCCGGGCCAGAACGCCCGGGTGAGTTTCCCAGCGGCCGACGGCGACCGGGTCGCCGTCCGCGTCAGCGCCAGCACCTACGGCTCCGGCTCGTCGAACCTGCAGGTGTCGGTGCTGCGCCCCGACGGCACCGTGCTGGTCCCGGCCACCGGTGTGGGCAGCTCGGGGGCGTTCATCGACGCCCGCGTGCTGTCCGGCGGGGGCACATACCAGATCCTGGTCGATCCGCAGGGCGCCGTCGTCGGCTCGGTCCAGGTCGAGGTCATCGCCGTGCCCGCCGACACCAGCGCCGAGATCCCGCTCGACGGCACCACCGTCCGCGCCGCGACGACGGTCGCCGGCCAGAACGCGGCCCTGACCTTCCCGGGCGAGGCCGGCCAGCGCGTCAGCATCCGGTTCGCCAACGGCTCCGGCTCGGTCTACGCGACCGTCACCGGCCCCGACGGCACCGTCCTGAAGGCACGCTGGTCGGTCGGCGCGGCCGACTTCACCGAACCGCTGACCCTGCCCGCGAGCGGGCAGTACCGGATCCTGCTCGACCCCAGCACGGCAGCGCTCGGCGTCATGGACGTGCAGGCCTGGCTGCTGGCCGCCGACCCGACCGCGGCCGCCGTCCTCGGCGGCGACCCGGCGACGGTCACCATCACGGCTCCCGGCCAGAACGCCACCGTCACCGTCGACGGCACCGCCGGCACCCGGCTGAGCCTGCGCCTGTCGGGCACCGTCGGCGTGTACGCCACCGTCAAGAAGCCCGACGGCACCGATCTCAAGGCCCGCTGGTACGCCAGCACCAGTGACTTCGCCGACCCGCTGCCGCTGCCGGTCACCGGCACCTACACGGTCGTGCTCGACCCGCTCACCACCAACGTCGGCACCACCTCGGTACAGGCCTACGACGTGCCCGCCGACCCGGTCCACACCGCCACGCTGGACGGCACGCCGGTGACCGCCACGGTGGCCGTGCCCGGCCAGAACGCCGCCGTCACCTTCGACGGCACCGCCGGGCAGCGCGTCTCCCTGCAGACGACCAGCCCGATGACCGTCTACGCCACCATCCGCAAGCCCGACGGCACCGACCTGAAGGCGCGCTGGTCGGTCGGGCAGAGCAGCTTCCTCGACCCGCTCACCCTGCCCGCCACCGGCACGTACACGCTGCTGCTCGACCCGAACCTGCACCATGTCGGCGACCTCACCGCCCGGCTGTGGTCCGTGCCGGCCGACCTGGCCGGCACCGCGACCCTCGACGGCAGCCCGCACACCGTCTCGATCGGCGTGCCCGGCCAGAACGCGCAGCTCGCCTTCACCGGGCAGGCCGGCCACCGGGTATACGTGCAGGCCGAGACGGTCGGCACCTTCACCGGCTCGGTCAAGGTCAGCGTCCGCGACGCGGCGAACACGACCCTCGGCTCGGCGACGGTCTCGGCCAGCGGGGCGGTGTTCGTCGGCCCGGTCGCCTACGCCGCGACCGGCGGCCACACCATCGTCGTGGACCCGCAGGGCGCCACCACCGGCGCCGTGCGGATCAGGGTCTGGGACGCCACCAGCGCCTCGGCCGCCGAAGCCGCCGTCGGCGGCGAAGCCGTCACCGTCACCACGCAGACCCCCGGCCAGGCCGGCCTGGCGACGTTCACCGGCACCGCCGGGCAGCGCGTGTCGATCACCGTCACGGGTGCTGCGTACCTGGCGGGCGGCGTGCAGCAGATGTACGACGCCGCGCTGCTCGGACCGTCCGGCAGCAGCATCGCCACCAAGTCGGCGAGCTCCCCGGCCAGTGCGCTGCTGGGCGCTGTCGTGCTGCCCGCCGACGGCGCCTACACCGTGCGGGTCCTGCCGCGCGGGCTGGGCGTCGGCACCGCACAGGTGCGGGTGCACGCGGTCCCCGCCGACGTGGCGCTGGCCGGGGCGATCGGCGGCGGCCCCGTCTCCGCCGCGCTGACCGCGCCGGGCGCCGCCGCCGTCATCACGTTCACCGCCACCGCCGGACAGTCGATCATCACCGACGTCTACGCGGGCCCCGCCCCGCTGAACATCGTCGTCACCCGGCCCGACGGCACCACCGAGTGCAGCAGCACCTCGCTCAGCCTCACCGCCGTCATGATGTGCACCGCCCGGCAGAGCGGCGAGCACCGCCTGCGGTTCACTCCCGCCACCGTCGACACCGGCACCTGGAGCGTGGAGCTGGTAGACCTCATCGGCACCCCGGCCGTGCCCGCGGCCGCGGAATGGTCCGGCGCGGACGTCTCGCTCAGCTGGAAGACGTTCACGCAGGTGAGCCTCGCCGGATACGCGGTCGTGCTCGACGGCAGCCCCGGCACCGACCCGGGCAGCACCGTCACCCAGGTCGCCGACAGCCTCTCGGCGAGGCTCCCCGACGGGCTGCACTACCTGCACGTACGCGCCGTCGCGACGACCGGCCTGGCCGGGCCGGCGGCCCACATCACCGTCAAGGTCGACGCGACCGCCCCGGTGATGACTGGTATCCAGGTGCCCAGCCACCCCGACCCGGACGTGGCGACCGCCTCGCTGACTGTTCAGGCCCTGTTCACCGCGTCGGACACCGCCGCCGGGGTGGCAGGATATGCCGTGTCGGTCACCCGCGGCCCCGACGACGAGCCGCTCGGCGCGGCCGACGCCGAGGCCGCGCACACCCTCACGCTGGCCGGGGAAGGCACCTGGTACCTGCACGTGGCCGCGGTCGACAGGGCGGGCAACCGCGGCACACCGATGCACCGCAGGCTCACCGTCGACCTGCCGCCCAGCGCACCGCACATCGCCAGCTCCACCCATCCCGTGCCGGGCACCGTGTACCCGGGACAGGACTTCGTGGCGACCTGGACCTCCGGCCCGGCCGACGCGGCCCGGTGGGCGGCGGTGCTCGACGGCGACCCGCAGACGGTGCCCGGCACCGCCGCCACGACCGCGCAGAACCGGTTCGGCGGGCGGCTGGCGGCGGGGGAGTGGTGGCTGCACGTACGCGGCATCGACGCGGCCGGTACGGCGGGACAGACCGCCCACTTCCGGGTCGTCGTCGCGCCGCGGCCGGTCGCGTTCCAGCAGCCGCTGCCCGGCCGCGCCGTCTGGGGCACGGCCGCTGTCGCGATCACCTGCCCCGGCGGCGGCCCGCTGGTCGTCGAGGCCCGCACCGCCGGCGGCGCCTGGCAGCAGGTCGGGTCGGCGGCCGTGGACGGCGCCGCCTGCCGGACGTCGTGGGACACGACCGCCGCGGCCTGGCCCGACGGCCGGTACGAGCTGCGTGCCCGCGACGGCGACGAGGTGGTGGCCGACGGCGTCGCGGTGACCGTCGCCAACGGCTCGGACGTACTGCAGCGACTGGAGTACGACTACGCGGCCGGGGCGCTGGAGCTGACGGACTACGTGCGGTTCAGCCTGTATGCGGTGGTGCAGCCGGGCACGGTGCCCGCCGTCTACACCACCGGGGCGGTGCCCGCCGAGCACGCGGCCGGTGCCCGCGCGGCGCTGGTCGGCCTGTTCGCCGACCTTCCCGCGGCCGCACAGCAGGAACTGTCGGCGTGGATGTCGCCGGTGCCGCTCGCCGACCCGCAGGGCGCGGCCGGGCGCCGGTCGGTGCTGCGGGCGGCCGGCGGCAACCCCGACTGCACCATTCCGGTGGTGTTCGGCGAGCTGCAGGCCGACTGCCGCGCCTACGGCGACAACTTCTCCGTCTACTACAAGTCCAGCAGCTTCGACGGCGCCGACCAGGAGCGGCCGCGCTACGTCCAGGACGCGCTGGACACCCTGGAGAGCAGCCGCACGTTCTACGTCGACGAGCTGGGCTACCGGGCACCCGGCCGGATCTACGCGGTGATGCACCCGTCGGCGACGTCGTTCAGCGGCGGGCTGTCACTGCCGCCGTTCCCGGGCTGCAACTGCCCGACCGGCGTCATGTTCCTCGACGAGGAGCACGGCGACATCCGTGAGCTGGTCCGCCACGAGATGTTCCACTTCATCCAGTACGAGTACATGAACCACCTGTACATCGGCGAGTACAACATGAACTGGTGGATGGAGGCGACCGCCAACTGGGGCGCCCACCAGGCGTCCGAGGCGGCGCGAGCCGGTGACGACGACTACTACTACAACCTCTACCAGTTCCTGCGCGAGTCGGAGCAGCGCTACGACGAGGGCGACTCCGTCCTGCAGGCGGGCGGGCCGGAGTACGGTGCGTTCATCCTCGCCGAGTTCATGCAGGAACGGCTGGGCGACGACGCGATCCGGCACAGTTGGGAGCGGCTGGAGGGGCAGGCGCGGCCGCTGCCGGGTGTCGTCATCGGCGAGCTGCTCGACGAGCGGGCGGGCACCGACGCCGCCACCGAGATCGAACGCTTCCGGCAGTGGGCGTACGTGCTCGACTCCGGCGGGTCGCCGGTCGGGTTCGCCGACGACGACGCCGACGAATGGCGGCTGAGCCTGGACAGGCTGCCGGGCATGCGGCCGCCGCACCGCACCGTCACGATCGGCTCCAGCGGCGACGACGGACAGGCCACGACCGGTGCCCTGAGCCTGCAGCAGACCGGTGCGCAGTACGTCGAGCTCGCCAACCCGGGCCGGTTCAACACGCAGCTCACCGTCGGCTTCACGGCCGGCGATCCGGCGGTGCGCGCCAGCGCCGTGCTGCTAGACGAGGACCGCCGCCCGAGTGCCGCCTGCGGCGGCGCGAGACCGGTGCACCGTGCCGACACGTACCTCGACCTCACCACCGCCTGCCCGAACGCCGTGCTGGTGTTCGTCTGGGCTGAACAGGACGACGACGGGCTGGGATTCTGGACGAGCGGGCAGTACACGATCTCCTACGCCCGGCACAGCGTCGACCTGTTCGGCGTTTCCGACCTCGGCCTGGGCGCCTACGGCAACATCACCAGCACCTCCGGGATCGGCCTGCGCCGCGGCGGCGAGCCCGACACCGAATCGGTCCTCAACGGATGCTGGTGCGAAGGCTGGGGAGTGGGCGTGCCGGGCGCGTTCGGCGCGTCGGTCAACGAGGACTACGGCGTCGACAACATGGAGCTGGAGCAGTTCAGCTACGCGGGTGGCGTGGTCAGCAGCACCGTGCGGGTGCCTGACGGGCTGCGGGTGGTGCAGACGACCTCGGCCTCGTCCGTGGACGAGCTGTGGGAGCTGCGGATCACGGTGTACAACACGACCGATGAGCCGCTGGGGCCGGTCCACTACCGGCGGGTCGTCGACTGGGACCCGATGCCGACGCTGTTCGACTCCTATAACACCGTTGCCAAGATCGACGGCACCGACACCGGATACCTCGCCGGGATCACCAACGACGGCTTCGCGAACCCCGATCCGTCGCTGCCGATGACGGACCTGGGCGCGACGGGCTGGTTCCAGGACTACGGCCCGGACGACACCGGCGCCCTGCTCGACGTCGACCTGGGCACCCTCGCTCCGGGCACGCCGAAGACGTTCTCGATCTTCTACGGCGTGACCGGCAGCGAGGCGGCGGCGATCGACGCGGTGACGGCCGTGGGTGCGCAGGTTTACTCGCTGGGCCAGGTCGCCACCGACGAGGGGCGGGACAGCGGGTTGCCGTACACGGCGGTGATGGCGATCGACGGCAGTGCCCTCACCACCACCGGGCCTGCGCTGCGCCTTTTCGCCGCCACGCCGCAGCGCGGCTGGGGTGCCCCGCAGGACACCTTCCTGCGTAGCACGACCGGGGTGCGCCCGCCGCAGCACCGCCCGCCGGGTGCCGCAGGGTGA
- a CDS encoding lytic polysaccharide monooxygenase, whose amino-acid sequence MNWKRAQVAVVAAVTAVAAAGAALLASSGAQAHGAVSDPATRAYSCYLRWSGDHTNPAMQTQDPMCYQAWQAEPGAMWNWNGLFREGVAGNHQAAIPDGTLCSGGLTVGGRYAAMDVPGRWHAVDKPNNFTLKLNDPSAHGADYLQVYITRQGFDSTTQRLTWSALELVTQTGRQAPSNTYTAQVNAGSRTGRHIVYTIWQASHLDQSYYACSDVIFGGGSQPSPSTSSPASPSPSPSQASPSPSNPAPSSPAPAGCTATLRITSQWPGGYQAEVLVTAGAAGTRSWTVGFTGTLQNGWSANFTTSAGTVTATNVAYNGTLAPNGTATFGFIGTGAQATGFTCRAG is encoded by the coding sequence ATGAACTGGAAGAGAGCACAAGTCGCCGTCGTCGCCGCGGTCACCGCGGTGGCGGCAGCAGGAGCCGCGCTGCTCGCGTCCTCCGGGGCGCAGGCGCACGGCGCGGTCTCCGATCCGGCCACCCGGGCATACAGCTGCTACCTGCGCTGGAGCGGCGACCACACGAATCCGGCCATGCAGACCCAGGACCCGATGTGCTACCAGGCGTGGCAGGCCGAACCCGGTGCCATGTGGAACTGGAACGGCCTGTTCCGGGAGGGGGTCGCCGGCAACCACCAGGCGGCCATCCCCGACGGCACGCTGTGCAGCGGCGGCCTGACCGTCGGCGGACGCTACGCCGCCATGGACGTCCCCGGCCGCTGGCACGCGGTCGACAAGCCGAACAACTTCACGCTCAAACTCAACGACCCCTCCGCCCACGGCGCGGACTACCTGCAGGTGTACATCACCCGGCAGGGCTTCGACTCCACCACCCAGCGGCTGACCTGGAGCGCGCTGGAGCTGGTCACCCAGACCGGCAGGCAGGCGCCCAGTAACACCTACACGGCCCAGGTCAACGCCGGCAGCCGGACCGGCCGGCACATCGTCTACACGATCTGGCAGGCCAGCCACCTCGACCAGTCCTACTACGCCTGCAGCGACGTGATCTTCGGCGGCGGTTCGCAGCCGTCACCGTCCACCTCCAGCCCGGCCAGCCCGAGCCCCAGCCCGTCCCAGGCGAGCCCCTCGCCCAGCAACCCCGCGCCCAGCAGCCCGGCTCCGGCCGGTTGCACCGCCACGCTGCGCATCACCAGCCAGTGGCCGGGCGGCTACCAGGCCGAGGTGCTGGTCACGGCGGGCGCCGCCGGCACGCGCAGCTGGACCGTCGGATTCACCGGCACCCTCCAGAACGGCTGGAGCGCGAACTTCACCACCTCCGCAGGCACCGTGACCGCGACCAACGTCGCCTACAACGGCACCCTCGCCCCGAACGGCACGGCCACCTTCGGCTTCATCGGAACCGGGGCCCAGGCCACCGGCTTCACCTGCCGCGCCGGCTGA